The following are from one region of the Mycolicibacterium diernhoferi genome:
- a CDS encoding cytochrome P450, translating into MASPNLPEGFDPLDATLNLERLPVEELAELRKTAPVHWVDVPGGTGGFGDPGYWIVTRHADVKEVSKNSEIFGSSPDGAIPVWPQEMTRDAIDLQKAVLLNMDAPQHTRLRKIISRGFTPRAVGRIEDELRARARKIAETALAEGAGDFVEQVASELPLQAIADLLGVPQEDRDKLFRWSNEMTAGEDPEYADIDPAMSSFELITYAMKMAEERSKNPTEDIVTKLIEADIDGEKLSDDEFGFFVIMLAVAGNETTRNSTTHGMIAFAQNPDQWELYKKERPGTAADEIVRWATPVSAFQRTALEDTELGGVKIKKGERVVLSYRSANFDEEVFEDPHTFNILRDPNPHVGFGGTGAHYCIGANLARMTINLIFNAIADVMPDLKPIGTPERLKSGWLNGIKHWQVDYTGASAN; encoded by the coding sequence ATGGCCAGCCCGAACCTCCCTGAAGGCTTCGATCCACTCGACGCGACCCTGAACCTCGAACGCCTACCGGTCGAGGAGCTCGCCGAGCTGCGCAAGACCGCGCCCGTGCACTGGGTGGATGTGCCCGGTGGCACCGGCGGGTTCGGCGACCCGGGGTACTGGATCGTCACCCGGCATGCCGACGTCAAGGAGGTCTCCAAGAACAGCGAGATCTTCGGCAGCTCGCCCGACGGCGCCATCCCGGTGTGGCCGCAGGAGATGACGCGTGACGCCATCGACCTGCAGAAGGCCGTCCTGCTCAACATGGACGCCCCACAGCACACCCGGCTGCGCAAGATCATCTCCCGTGGCTTCACCCCGCGGGCCGTCGGCCGCATCGAGGACGAACTGCGGGCCCGCGCCCGCAAGATCGCCGAGACCGCCCTGGCCGAGGGGGCCGGCGATTTCGTCGAGCAGGTGGCCAGCGAGCTGCCGCTGCAGGCCATTGCCGATCTGCTCGGCGTGCCCCAGGAAGACCGGGACAAGCTGTTCCGGTGGTCCAACGAGATGACCGCCGGCGAGGATCCCGAGTACGCCGACATCGATCCGGCCATGTCCTCGTTCGAACTGATCACCTACGCCATGAAGATGGCCGAGGAACGGTCCAAGAACCCGACCGAGGACATCGTCACCAAGCTCATCGAGGCCGACATCGATGGCGAGAAGCTCTCCGATGACGAGTTCGGCTTCTTCGTCATCATGCTGGCGGTGGCCGGAAACGAGACCACCCGCAACTCGACCACCCACGGCATGATCGCGTTCGCGCAGAACCCCGACCAGTGGGAGCTGTACAAGAAGGAACGCCCCGGTACTGCCGCCGACGAGATCGTCCGTTGGGCCACCCCGGTTTCGGCGTTCCAGCGCACCGCACTCGAGGACACCGAACTCGGTGGCGTGAAGATCAAGAAGGGCGAGCGGGTCGTGCTGTCCTACCGCTCGGCCAACTTCGACGAAGAGGTCTTCGAGGACCCGCACACCTTCAACATCCTGCGCGACCCGAACCCGCACGTCGGCTTCGGTGGCACCGGTGCGCACTACTGCATCGGCGCCAACCTGGCCCGGATGACCATCAACCTGATCTTCAACGCGATCGCCGACGTGATGCCCGATCTCAAGCCGATCGGCACCCCGGAGCGGTTGAAGTCCGGCTGGCTCAACGGAATCAAGCACTGGCAGGTCGACTACACCGGTGCATCGGCCAACTAG
- a CDS encoding steroid 3-ketoacyl-CoA thiolase produces MGNPVIVEATRSPIGKRNGWLSGLHATELLGAVQKALVEKAGIPAGDVEQVIGGCVTQYGEQANNVTRQSWLVAGLPEHVGATSVDCQCGSAQQANHLIAGLIATGAIDIGIACGVEAMSRVGLGQNGGGSRAASWDIDMPNQFEAAERIAQRRGITRADVDALGLASQTKAKQAWAEGRFDREISAISAPVLDENKQPTAEFAPVTRDQGLRDTTAEGLASLKPVLDGGIHTAGTSSQISDGAAAVLWMDEDKAKALGFKPRARIVAQANVGAETYYHLDGPVQSTARVLEKAGMKMGDIDLVEINEAFASVVLSWAQVHGADLDKVNVNGGAIALGHPVGSTGARLITTALHELERTGKSTALITMCAGGALSTGTIIERI; encoded by the coding sequence ATGGGTAATCCTGTCATCGTCGAAGCCACCCGCAGCCCCATCGGCAAGCGCAACGGATGGCTGTCCGGACTGCACGCGACCGAACTCCTGGGCGCCGTGCAGAAGGCTCTCGTCGAGAAGGCGGGCATCCCCGCCGGTGACGTCGAGCAGGTCATCGGCGGCTGCGTCACGCAGTACGGCGAACAGGCCAACAACGTCACCCGGCAGTCCTGGCTGGTCGCCGGTCTGCCCGAACATGTCGGCGCCACCAGCGTCGACTGCCAGTGCGGTAGCGCTCAGCAGGCCAACCATCTGATCGCCGGGTTGATCGCCACCGGCGCCATCGACATCGGCATCGCCTGCGGTGTCGAGGCCATGAGCCGGGTGGGTCTGGGCCAGAACGGCGGCGGATCACGGGCAGCCTCGTGGGATATCGACATGCCCAACCAGTTCGAGGCCGCCGAGCGGATCGCCCAGCGCCGCGGCATCACCCGCGCCGACGTGGACGCCCTGGGCTTGGCCTCGCAGACCAAGGCCAAGCAGGCCTGGGCCGAGGGCCGGTTCGACCGGGAGATCTCGGCCATCTCGGCCCCGGTGCTCGACGAGAACAAGCAGCCGACCGCCGAGTTCGCCCCGGTGACCCGTGATCAGGGGCTGCGCGACACCACGGCCGAGGGCCTGGCCTCGTTGAAGCCGGTGCTCGACGGCGGGATTCACACCGCCGGCACGTCCTCGCAGATCTCCGACGGTGCGGCCGCCGTGCTGTGGATGGACGAGGACAAGGCGAAGGCTCTGGGCTTCAAGCCGCGCGCCCGCATCGTCGCGCAGGCCAACGTCGGCGCCGAGACCTACTACCACCTCGACGGGCCGGTGCAGTCGACGGCGCGGGTGCTGGAGAAGGCCGGTATGAAGATGGGCGATATCGACCTGGTGGAGATCAACGAGGCCTTCGCGTCGGTGGTGCTGTCCTGGGCCCAGGTGCACGGCGCCGACCTGGACAAGGTGAACGTCAACGGCGGCGCGATCGCGCTCGGACACCCCGTCGGATCCACCGGAGCCCGGCTGATCACCACCGCGCTGCACGAACTGGAGCGCACCGGTAAGAGCACCGCGCTGATCACCATGTGCGCCGGCGGCGCCCTGAGCACCGGCACCATCATCGAACGGATCTGA
- a CDS encoding nitroreductase family deazaflavin-dependent oxidoreductase, giving the protein MSETPRPLNAKQVERLNASSTGTIIKWMSRAQTWIFKKSGGKLANKFLRGAEVGILTTTGRKSGEPRDSPLLFLQEGRRIVLVASQGGRATNPMWYLNIKADPRISFQTKKERLELVAREATDAERDEYWPKLDAMYPDFVNYRSYTDRKIPILICDPA; this is encoded by the coding sequence ATGTCCGAGACACCCCGCCCGCTCAACGCCAAGCAGGTCGAGCGCCTCAATGCCTCGTCCACCGGCACCATCATCAAGTGGATGTCGCGCGCCCAGACGTGGATCTTCAAGAAGTCGGGCGGCAAGCTCGCCAACAAGTTCCTGCGCGGCGCCGAGGTCGGCATCCTGACCACGACCGGCCGGAAGTCCGGTGAGCCCCGCGACAGCCCGCTGCTGTTCCTGCAGGAGGGCCGGCGGATCGTGCTGGTGGCGTCGCAGGGCGGCCGGGCCACCAACCCGATGTGGTACCTGAACATCAAGGCCGATCCGAGGATCTCCTTTCAGACCAAGAAGGAACGGCTGGAGCTGGTGGCCCGCGAGGCGACCGATGCCGAACGCGACGAGTACTGGCCCAAGCTGGACGCGATGTACCCCGACTTCGTCAACTACCGGTCCTACACCGATCGTAAAATCCCGATCCTGATCTGCGATCCCGCCTAG
- a CDS encoding histidine phosphatase family protein, with protein MSLGSPRSSLKLLLTVVTAALLWVAAAIPAAALTVTFVRHGESEGNASGRIDTSVPGPAITASGLAQSQAVAAALANNGTAYDAIYTSNMLRTSQTAQPFAALTGLTPIALPGFREINAGIFEGSSENSGLGRLGYGLTPALWMLGARSVPMLGGGNGNAFDARVDGALKVIEDSGAQNPVVFSHGATIMFWTMMNVDNPDLGLLLRHRLDNTDVVVIEGSSEEGWTLKSWAGVDVGPATLPTKLFVNVRDLVVAPQTAVYNVAQAFRTGDIAKIATAIRNGVSTLVQAPIKFTGAVIRDVVDALRPQRSPAAPQRAAEPDPTTTAAALTAPQRAEPEASDSEQDAAPVPKLRTSRTAKKPSRVSAITEIAGGSNEDELTEDATVTRLDVKRAGRPGVAVAGGGKATETSDAGVDDTTTTTGSDDRAAGDGSADDADSAGSEKDAA; from the coding sequence ATGAGTCTGGGCTCACCCCGTTCATCTTTGAAACTCCTGCTCACGGTGGTGACGGCGGCGCTGTTGTGGGTGGCGGCCGCCATACCGGCGGCAGCACTGACGGTGACGTTCGTGCGGCACGGCGAGTCCGAGGGCAACGCGTCCGGCCGAATCGACACCTCGGTGCCCGGACCGGCTATCACCGCATCGGGACTCGCGCAGTCGCAAGCCGTGGCGGCCGCGTTGGCAAACAACGGCACCGCCTACGACGCGATCTATACCTCGAACATGCTGCGCACCAGCCAGACTGCGCAGCCGTTCGCCGCGCTGACCGGCCTGACTCCGATCGCGCTGCCCGGGTTCCGGGAGATCAACGCCGGCATCTTCGAGGGTTCCTCGGAAAACTCCGGGCTGGGCAGGCTCGGGTATGGCCTGACCCCGGCGCTCTGGATGCTGGGCGCCCGGTCGGTGCCGATGCTGGGCGGCGGGAACGGCAATGCGTTCGATGCCCGGGTGGACGGGGCGCTCAAGGTGATCGAGGACAGCGGTGCACAGAACCCGGTGGTCTTCTCGCACGGTGCCACCATCATGTTCTGGACGATGATGAACGTGGACAATCCCGACCTCGGCCTGCTGTTGCGCCACCGACTGGACAACACCGACGTAGTGGTGATCGAGGGCAGCTCCGAGGAGGGCTGGACCCTGAAGAGCTGGGCCGGGGTGGACGTCGGTCCGGCCACGCTACCCACCAAGTTGTTCGTCAACGTCCGGGACCTGGTGGTGGCCCCGCAGACCGCGGTCTACAACGTGGCGCAGGCGTTCCGCACCGGGGATATCGCCAAGATCGCCACCGCGATCCGCAACGGGGTGAGCACGCTGGTGCAGGCACCGATCAAGTTCACCGGGGCGGTGATCCGCGATGTCGTGGACGCGCTGCGCCCGCAACGCAGCCCGGCCGCCCCACAGCGCGCTGCCGAACCCGACCCGACCACGACGGCGGCCGCCTTGACCGCGCCCCAGCGGGCGGAGCCCGAAGCGTCCGACTCCGAACAGGATGCCGCACCGGTACCGAAACTCCGGACCAGCCGGACCGCGAAGAAACCGAGCCGGGTCAGCGCGATCACCGAAATCGCCGGTGGCAGCAATGAGGACGAACTCACCGAGGACGCGACGGTCACCCGACTCGACGTGAAGCGGGCGGGCCGGCCGGGAGTCGCGGTCGCCGGCGGTGGCAAGGCGACCGAAACCAGCGATGCCGGCGTCGATGACACGACCACGACCACCGGCTCCGACGACCGTGCAGCCGGCGACGGCAGTGCTGATGATGCCGACAGTGCCGGCTCCGAGAAGGACGCGGCCTGA
- a CDS encoding nitroreductase family deazaflavin-dependent oxidoreductase, whose protein sequence is MVDVRNSGLLALSMKHFAKAHVWVYRRTGGRLGARLLWLPAALITTTGRRTGQPRVTATLCLRDGERVVLPASFGGRDHDPAWYLNVRSDPRVHVQYGPDRWDMTARDATPAERIRYWPRLTRMYPPYRGYREAADRVIPLVVCEPRD, encoded by the coding sequence ATGGTCGACGTCCGCAATTCGGGGCTGCTGGCATTGTCGATGAAGCACTTCGCCAAGGCGCATGTGTGGGTGTACCGGCGCACCGGCGGCCGTCTCGGCGCACGCCTGCTCTGGCTGCCGGCGGCGCTCATCACCACCACCGGCCGCCGGACCGGACAGCCGAGGGTGACCGCGACGCTGTGCCTGCGCGACGGTGAGCGGGTGGTGTTGCCGGCTTCGTTCGGCGGGCGTGATCACGACCCGGCGTGGTACCTGAACGTCCGGTCCGATCCCCGGGTGCACGTGCAGTACGGCCCCGACCGGTGGGACATGACCGCCAGGGATGCCACGCCCGCGGAACGAATCCGGTACTGGCCGAGGCTGACCCGGATGTACCCGCCGTATCGCGGCTACCGCGAGGCGGCCGACCGCGTCATCCCGTTGGTGGTCTGCGAACCGCGCGACTGA
- a CDS encoding SDR family oxidoreductase, whose amino-acid sequence MGLLDGRVVIVTGAGGGIGREHALAFAAEGARVVVNDIGVGLDGSPAGGGSAAQNVVDEIIAAGGEAVTSGANVADWSEAEGLIQTAIENFGSLDVLVNNAGIVRDRMFVNATEDEFDAVTAVHLKGHFATMKHAGAYWRAQSKAGKTVDARIINTSSGAGLQGSVGQATYSAAKAGIAALTLVAAAEMGRIGVSVNAIAPSARTRMTETVFADMMATQDSEFDAMAPENISPLVVWLGSVESRDITGQVFEVEGGIIRVAEGWNRGGEIDKGAKWDPAELGPVVRDLLAKTRTPLPVFGA is encoded by the coding sequence ATGGGTTTGCTCGACGGTCGGGTAGTCATCGTGACGGGCGCCGGCGGCGGGATCGGGCGCGAACACGCGCTCGCATTCGCCGCCGAGGGTGCGCGGGTCGTGGTCAACGACATCGGTGTCGGCCTGGACGGCTCACCGGCAGGCGGCGGCAGCGCCGCGCAGAACGTGGTCGACGAGATCATCGCCGCGGGCGGTGAAGCCGTCACCAGCGGCGCCAACGTCGCGGACTGGAGCGAGGCCGAAGGCCTGATCCAGACCGCCATCGAAAATTTCGGCAGCCTGGACGTTTTGGTGAACAATGCCGGCATCGTGCGGGACCGGATGTTCGTCAACGCCACCGAGGACGAGTTCGACGCCGTCACCGCCGTGCATCTCAAGGGTCACTTCGCCACCATGAAGCACGCCGGGGCGTACTGGCGTGCCCAGTCCAAGGCCGGCAAGACCGTCGACGCCCGCATCATCAACACCAGTTCCGGTGCGGGTCTTCAGGGCAGTGTCGGACAGGCCACCTACAGCGCGGCCAAGGCGGGCATCGCGGCACTGACGCTGGTGGCCGCCGCCGAGATGGGCCGAATCGGTGTGTCGGTCAACGCCATCGCGCCCTCGGCGCGGACCCGGATGACCGAGACGGTGTTCGCCGACATGATGGCCACCCAGGACAGCGAGTTCGACGCGATGGCCCCGGAGAACATCTCGCCGCTGGTGGTCTGGCTGGGCAGCGTGGAATCCCGCGATATCACCGGTCAGGTCTTCGAGGTCGAAGGCGGCATCATCCGGGTGGCCGAGGGCTGGAACCGCGGCGGCGAGATCGACAAGGGCGCCAAGTGGGACCCGGCCGAGCTCGGCCCGGTGGTGCGCGACCTGCTGGCCAAGACGCGTACACCGCTGCCGGTCTTCGGCGCCTGA
- a CDS encoding SDR family oxidoreductase has product MSDTAGIDLQLDGRVVLVTGGVRGVGAGISAVFAGQGATVVTCARRPVEGSPYEFHSCDIRDDDSVKALIEAVVAAHGRLDVVVNNAGGSPYVPAAEASAKFSTKIIELNLIGALSVSTHANAVMQNQDSGGSIVNISSVSGHRPTPGTAAYGAAKAGIDNLTSTLAVEWAPKVRVNSVVVGMVETEQSELFYGDAESIAAISKNVPLGRLAKPADIGWATAFLASPAASYISGASLEVHGGGEPPHYLSTTTADIK; this is encoded by the coding sequence GTGAGTGACACGGCTGGAATCGATCTGCAACTGGATGGCCGGGTGGTCCTGGTGACCGGAGGAGTGCGCGGCGTCGGTGCCGGTATCAGCGCCGTCTTCGCCGGTCAGGGTGCCACGGTGGTGACCTGTGCGCGCCGCCCGGTGGAGGGTTCGCCGTACGAGTTCCATTCCTGTGACATCCGGGACGACGATTCGGTGAAGGCCCTCATCGAGGCCGTGGTGGCCGCCCATGGTCGGCTGGACGTGGTGGTCAACAACGCCGGCGGATCTCCGTACGTGCCGGCCGCCGAGGCCTCGGCCAAATTCAGCACCAAGATCATCGAACTGAACCTGATCGGCGCGCTGTCGGTGTCCACGCACGCCAACGCGGTGATGCAGAACCAGGACTCCGGCGGCTCGATCGTCAACATCTCCAGCGTCAGCGGTCACCGGCCGACGCCCGGCACCGCGGCCTACGGGGCGGCCAAGGCCGGAATCGACAACCTCACCTCGACACTGGCCGTGGAGTGGGCGCCCAAGGTCCGGGTGAATTCGGTGGTGGTCGGCATGGTCGAGACCGAACAGTCCGAACTGTTCTACGGTGACGCCGAGTCCATCGCGGCCATCTCCAAGAATGTGCCGCTGGGGCGGCTGGCCAAGCCCGCCGACATCGGCTGGGCGACAGCGTTCCTGGCCTCGCCGGCGGCTTCCTACATCAGTGGCGCCTCGTTGGAGGTGCACGGCGGCGGCGAGCCCCCGCATTACCTGAGCACCACCACTGCCGACATCAAGTGA
- the echA20 gene encoding (7aS)-7a-methyl-1,5-dioxo-2,3,5,6,7,7a-hexahydro-1H-indene-carboxyl-CoA hydrolase, which translates to MKTITTQTVEPGIVSVTVNYPPVNAIPSRGWFELGDAITAAGRDRSTHVVILRAEGRGFNAGVDIKEMQNTEGFTALIDANRGCYHAFKAVYECEVPVVAAVNGFCVGGGIGLVGNADVIVASDDAKFGLPEVERGALGAATHLSRLVPQHLMRRLFFTAATVDAETLHHFGSVHEVVPRAELDESALRVARDIANKDTRVIRAAKEALNFIDVQPVTARYRMEQGFTFELNLAGVSDEHRDAFAGTDKGSK; encoded by the coding sequence ATGAAGACCATCACCACGCAAACAGTCGAACCGGGCATCGTCTCGGTGACCGTGAACTACCCGCCCGTCAACGCGATCCCGTCCCGCGGATGGTTCGAACTCGGCGATGCCATCACCGCCGCAGGCCGTGACCGCAGCACCCACGTGGTGATCCTGCGCGCGGAGGGACGCGGCTTCAACGCCGGCGTGGACATCAAGGAAATGCAGAACACCGAGGGCTTCACCGCCCTCATCGACGCCAACCGCGGCTGCTACCACGCCTTCAAGGCCGTCTACGAGTGCGAGGTCCCGGTCGTGGCCGCCGTGAACGGGTTCTGCGTCGGCGGCGGGATCGGCCTGGTCGGCAACGCCGACGTCATCGTCGCCTCCGATGACGCCAAGTTCGGCCTGCCCGAGGTCGAACGCGGCGCCCTGGGCGCGGCCACCCACCTGTCCCGGCTGGTCCCCCAGCACCTGATGCGCCGACTGTTCTTCACCGCGGCCACCGTCGACGCCGAGACGCTGCACCACTTCGGCTCGGTACACGAGGTGGTGCCGCGCGCCGAACTCGACGAGTCCGCACTGCGGGTGGCCCGCGACATCGCCAACAAGGACACCCGGGTGATCCGGGCGGCCAAGGAGGCGCTGAACTTCATCGACGTGCAGCCCGTCACCGCGCGCTACCGGATGGAGCAGGGCTTCACCTTCGAGCTGAACCTCGCGGGCGTCTCCGATGAGCACCGCGACGCATTCGCCGGCACCGACAAGGGATCTAAATAG
- the ipdA gene encoding cholesterol ring-cleaving hydrolase subunit IpdA, with protein MADKRTTLDEAVASIESGMTIGIGGWGSRRKPMAFIRALLRTDVKDLTVVTYGGPDLGLLCSADKVKRVYYGFVSLDSPPFYDPWFAKARTAGAIEAREMDEGMLRCGLQAAAQRLPFLPIRAGLGSDVRTFWGDELKTVKSPYDDQELIAMPALNLDAAFVHMNLGDQRGNAAYTGIDPYFDDLFLMSAQKRFLSVEKIVSTEELVSSVVPQQLLINRMMVDAVVEAPGGAHFTTGEPDYKRDEKFQRHYAEAAGSQETWAEFVKTYLSGSEADYQAAVRKFAEENNR; from the coding sequence ATGGCAGACAAGAGAACGACGCTGGACGAGGCCGTCGCCTCGATCGAAAGCGGTATGACGATCGGTATCGGCGGCTGGGGCTCGCGGCGCAAGCCGATGGCCTTCATCCGCGCGCTGCTGCGCACCGATGTCAAGGACCTCACCGTCGTCACCTATGGCGGTCCGGATCTCGGCCTGCTGTGCTCGGCCGACAAGGTCAAGCGCGTCTACTACGGCTTCGTCTCGCTGGACTCGCCGCCGTTCTATGACCCGTGGTTCGCCAAGGCCCGCACCGCCGGCGCCATCGAGGCCCGCGAGATGGACGAGGGCATGCTGCGCTGCGGACTGCAGGCAGCCGCACAGCGACTGCCGTTCCTGCCGATCCGCGCCGGTCTGGGCAGCGATGTGCGCACCTTCTGGGGCGACGAGCTCAAGACCGTCAAATCCCCATACGACGACCAGGAACTCATCGCCATGCCGGCACTGAACCTGGACGCGGCGTTCGTGCACATGAACCTCGGTGACCAGCGCGGCAACGCCGCCTACACCGGTATCGACCCGTACTTCGACGACCTGTTCCTGATGTCTGCGCAGAAGCGCTTCCTGTCTGTGGAGAAGATCGTGTCCACCGAGGAGCTGGTGAGTTCGGTTGTGCCGCAGCAGCTGCTGATCAATCGGATGATGGTCGACGCCGTGGTGGAGGCACCGGGCGGTGCGCACTTCACCACCGGCGAACCGGATTACAAGCGCGACGAGAAGTTCCAGCGCCACTATGCCGAGGCCGCCGGGTCGCAGGAGACCTGGGCCGAGTTCGTCAAGACCTACCTGTCCGGCAGCGAGGCGGACTACCAGGCTGCCGTGCGCAAGTTCGCAGAGGAGAACAACCGATGA
- the ipdB gene encoding cholesterol ring-cleaving hydrolase subunit IpdB, translated as MSQASEATRAEVCAVACAELFRDAGEIMVSPMTTIVQIGARLARLTFSPDIVLTDGEARIIADTPAIGAPAAIEGWMPFNRVFETLAWGRRHVVMGANQIDRYGNQNLSAFGPIQHPTRQMFGVRGAPGNSINHPTSYFVGNHSKRVFTEQVDIVSGIGWDKIDPANPAYRFANIFRVISNLGVFDFNGPDHQLRAVSLHPGVEPDQVAENTSFEVHGLDSVQTTRLPSAEEQRLLREVIDPKSLRDKEVKA; from the coding sequence ATGAGCCAGGCGAGCGAAGCGACCCGTGCCGAGGTGTGCGCCGTCGCGTGCGCCGAATTGTTCCGTGACGCAGGCGAGATCATGGTCAGCCCGATGACGACCATCGTGCAGATCGGCGCCCGTCTGGCCCGCCTGACCTTCTCCCCCGACATCGTGCTGACCGATGGTGAGGCGCGCATCATCGCCGACACCCCGGCCATCGGGGCGCCGGCGGCCATCGAGGGCTGGATGCCGTTCAACCGGGTCTTCGAGACGCTGGCCTGGGGCCGTCGCCATGTGGTGATGGGCGCCAACCAGATCGACCGCTACGGCAACCAGAACCTGTCCGCGTTCGGGCCGATCCAGCATCCGACCCGGCAGATGTTCGGTGTCCGTGGCGCCCCGGGCAACTCCATCAACCACCCCACCAGCTACTTCGTGGGTAACCACTCCAAGCGGGTGTTCACCGAACAGGTGGACATCGTCTCCGGCATCGGCTGGGACAAGATCGATCCCGCCAATCCCGCCTACCGGTTCGCGAACATCTTCCGGGTGATCAGCAACCTGGGCGTCTTCGACTTCAACGGCCCCGATCACCAGCTGCGGGCGGTGTCGCTGCACCCGGGCGTCGAGCCCGATCAGGTCGCCGAGAACACCTCCTTCGAGGTGCACGGGCTGGATTCCGTCCAGACCACCCGGCTGCCCAGCGCCGAAGAACAGCGCCTGCTGCGCGAGGTCATCGATCCGAAGTCGCTGCGCGACAAAGAGGTCAAGGCTTAA
- the ipdC gene encoding (3aS,4S,5R,7aS)-5-hydroxy-7a-methyl-1-oxo-octahydro-1H-indene-4-carboxyl-CoA dehydrogenase, with protein sequence MAKLVTPLTELVGIEHPVVQTGMGWVAGARLVAATSNAGGLGILASATMTLAELQTAVAKVKAATDKPFGINIRADAGDAIDRVDLLIREGVKVASFALAPKPDLIAKLKDAGVVVIPSVGLAKHAKKVASWGADAVIVQGGEGGGHTGPIATTLLLPSVLDAVKDTGMPVVAAGGFFDGRGLAAALSYGAAGVAMGTRFLLTSDSTVPDAVKQRYLDAALDGTVVSTRVDGMPHRVLRTGLVEKLESGSPVRGFAAALGNAQKFKKLSGMTWKSMVTDGLAMRHGKDLTWSQVVMAANTPMLLKAGLVEGNTEAGVLASGQVAGILDDLPSCAELVPAIVADAVTHLRSASGYITD encoded by the coding sequence ATGGCGAAGCTGGTCACCCCGCTGACCGAACTGGTCGGCATCGAACACCCGGTCGTACAGACCGGCATGGGTTGGGTCGCGGGCGCCCGGCTGGTCGCCGCGACCTCGAACGCGGGCGGGCTGGGCATCCTGGCCTCGGCGACGATGACGCTGGCCGAACTGCAGACCGCGGTCGCCAAGGTCAAGGCTGCCACCGACAAGCCGTTCGGCATCAACATCCGGGCGGACGCCGGGGACGCGATCGACCGCGTCGACCTCCTGATCCGCGAAGGAGTCAAAGTCGCCTCCTTCGCTCTGGCTCCCAAGCCCGATCTGATCGCCAAGCTCAAGGACGCCGGGGTGGTGGTCATCCCGTCGGTCGGGCTGGCCAAGCACGCCAAGAAGGTGGCGAGTTGGGGTGCGGACGCGGTGATCGTGCAGGGCGGTGAGGGCGGTGGGCACACCGGCCCGATCGCCACCACGCTGCTGCTGCCCTCGGTACTCGACGCCGTCAAGGACACCGGCATGCCGGTGGTGGCCGCGGGCGGGTTCTTCGACGGCCGCGGACTGGCGGCCGCACTGTCCTACGGCGCCGCCGGCGTCGCCATGGGGACCCGGTTCCTGCTCACCTCGGACTCGACCGTGCCCGATGCCGTCAAGCAGCGCTACCTGGACGCCGCACTGGACGGCACAGTCGTCTCCACCCGGGTGGACGGTATGCCGCACCGGGTGCTGCGCACCGGTTTGGTGGAGAAGCTGGAAAGCGGTTCCCCGGTGCGCGGTTTCGCCGCGGCGCTGGGCAACGCGCAGAAGTTCAAGAAGCTGTCCGGGATGACCTGGAAGTCCATGGTCACCGACGGGTTGGCGATGCGGCACGGCAAGGACCTGACCTGGTCGCAGGTCGTGATGGCGGCCAACACCCCGATGCTGCTCAAGGCCGGTCTGGTGGAAGGCAACACCGAGGCCGGTGTGCTGGCCTCGGGCCAGGTCGCGGGCATCCTGGACGATCTGCCCTCGTGCGCCGAACTGGTGCCGGCCATCGTGGCCGACGCGGTGACGCATCTGCGCTCGGCATCGGGTTACATCACCGACTGA